From the genome of Salmo salar unplaced genomic scaffold, Ssal_v3.1, whole genome shotgun sequence:
TAAACAGCAACATAAAACTTTAACACCTCCGCTATTGGCATTCCTGTCTCTCTTCTGAAGATGGGGAAGCCATGTATCgctaccactgtatcaaaggtattatctgaGTTTTCAGAGAtagtatatgaatgttatctgttaTTAGCAAGTTATCCATTTCATGAACCTATGTTAATGTGGCCTATTTTTTTTTTGCACTTTTCTGGGATTCTTGCTTTTATGGGAGGCTTATCAGAGACAGACGTGATATTTATGTTTGTGCCGATAgtacagggtgagctgcacacagtgggtcttcctactagggcacaccgcctcagtgatagcagtgtaactccagttcataggctcatgattactgcatacaatagctgtaggatcaacagAAGTACTCAGGAGAGTTAGAGAGACATACAttaagttacttacattgtgtctgccaACGCTCCTGGGACAATGTACATTTGCAGCAGGACTACGACAACTCAGCGagacaatggtagggattatttGAGCAGGGTTTGGCTAACTGATAaatcattgtctcaacgcagccttaacGTGAGCAGACTGGGTcaaggagccaagatgatttggatggacatTCCTGTCGAATGTCTTCTGTTTCCAAAAGGTGTAAAAGTTATGCCAACAGAACTCCCACAAGAAGTTATCAACCCAAACACCCTACACCCTCACAAAAATAAGTTATTGATCCAAAGAAATGCAGATTAGCCCATGTCACATCTTAAAGATCTTATTCAGTTTTCTTCATGCTACAGCTCAATAGAAACtgtttttattaaataaaaaaaattgttgacAATAAAAGAGAAGGGTTGGCGATGACATCTGATTATTTAATATTCTACAGTCAAAACAGGTTGGTTGTTGGCTGGTCAGATAGAAGTTTTTCTCTAGCTGTGTTCAGGGaacagtatttctgtgttcaggGAACAGTATTTCTCTAGCTGTGGTCTGGGAACAGTATTTCTCTAGCTGTGTTCAGGGAACAGTATTTCTCTAGCTGTGGTCCGTGGGATGGGGCTGGCTGGTCCTGGAGTTTGGTAACTATAATCAGTTTTACAGTGAGTTTAAAACGTAGTGGTTCTCAAACCTTTCCTCCGGGATCCCACGTTGTTGTAGCCCTGAACCAGCTGACCTTATTCACTTGGCCAGGAGTTCCCTTGCTCAGGCATccaccaatggttgcgtgccacggCAGACTGTGCAATCGGCACCAGATTGCTAGAGACCGGCTGTTAGTTCAGCAACAAAACCAAACGCATGTGCAACTATGGTGCAAAACAGACAGTTGGCTTAGATTTGACAAATATATTGGCACAATGAGCACTTCTCTCAAGTTGGTTTAGCTAGTGAATTTTAACCATactagcattgacatgaaataactcaaaacaagacatggtaacAAGATGAAATGAGTCACgattccccccaccaccaccaccacgcagcCTGTCAGCCATCTGGCCAACCAGCATCACAAGTACTCATGGACTTTTGCCACATTGAAGCTTGCCTATATTTCCTGACGCTTTCATCTAACATATGCGGTTAGCTGATACGTAAACATTTCCGACTGAGCTGCCGTTAAAGCAGGACCGTGCGTTTTGAATGAAGCCCTTTTGTCTAGTTCATGGCGATATGGTCACGTTGGAATGGAGCCGTCGCTCATTagataataaaataaaacaacatACAAGAGAGAACAAGAAGCAAAATGTTAAGATTTTATTTACAAAAGTCAAtttttgtatgttttgtctttttatttatttttgcttacagaaagtaaataaaaaaaaacagccacATCCAGCCAGTGTACACAGTACGTCCccaattacaccctattccctaagtagtgcactactttagaccaggaccctgtGACAAccccattccctatgtagtgcaccctaAGGATTAGGGTCCAATCCTAACCTGAAACACAGGGAGGAGAGACAAGACAGCACtgacaaaatacaaaacaaaaagtcctctggaaaaaaaaacaacatatatTTTAAAAAGCTCTGGCGGCAGAAACAAAACTCTAGCTAATATCTCACAAGGAACCCCATTCCGTTTgtagaccaggaccctatggcAACCCCattccctaagtagtgcactactttagaactgagattttaattttaaaaaaacaaaacaaaaaacaaaacaaggggcccttgtcaaaagcagtgcactaaacAGGGATTCATTTGGGACACATCTGAGGTTGATGAGTTGTCCCCGTTGGGAAAGTtgtgttttgttcgtgtgttgcAACAAGGTTGTTTCCCAGACAGAATCTCTGAAGTAGTTGATGACATCATTAcggaccccccctccctccccaccaccactccaGCTGGTGACATCGTTCTGATCCGGAACGCCGGCGATAATATCACAACGACATCAGACAGAGACCCTCCCGCCCGGTGATGTCACGGAATGCTGCGCGGTGACAAAAggttattcccccccccccccacaacacaacacagggcAACTCAAGCAAAGGGGTGCATGTAGGGTTGAgtaccaaatagcaccctattccctatatagtgcactacttgagaCCCTATAGGCTTTTTCAAGGCTacggactctggtcaaaagtagtgcactatatagggaatagggtgcccactAGGTTGGCTGGAgggtttggaggaaaaggggagacGGGTGATAGCGGCAGTAAGGGGGACAACTAAAGGCCAAAGAAGGGTATCTGAGATACGGAGGGGTGAAGAGGACAGATATTGAGGGGTCTGAGATATTGAGGGGTCAGGAGGTCTCAGATAGCGAGGgatgtgggtggggggggggggtcgaggGAGGGACACTCAATCATCTTCATCCTCATCTTCAGgatccctcttcctcttctctcctttcactGGAGAGTCATCCtcttctggagagagacagagaacatttAGATACGAGTCCCCAAAAGAACGTGTATAGCTTGTGTACCAAAATGGCCTctttattccatatgtagtgcactaccttgaccagatagggaatagggtgccatttgggatcacAGCCTTCATGCATGTATGTACATAGCcaaattaaaacattttcaatGGAAGTTTGGAAACCAAAATGACACTAGAGGACACTTGGGATTGTGTATAACGCTACTAACCGTCGTCGTCTTCGTCATCGTCATCTTCGTCATCGTCGTCATCGTCAACATCTCCGTTCACCTCCCCAtcctagagagagtgagagaaaaacagTTAGTACAACGAACACACGTCTCCAGTGTAGTTTGAGGGTTAAGCTAGCGTCTCCAGTGTAGTTTGGGGGTTAAGCTAGCGTCTCCAGTGTAGTTTGGGGGTTAAGCTAGCGTCTCCAGTGTAGTTTGAGGGTTAAGCTAGCGTCTCCAGTGTAGTTTGGGGGTTAAGCTAGCGTCTCCAGTGTAGTTTCAGGGTTAAGCTAGCGTCTCCAGTGCAGTTTCAGGGTTAAGCTAGCGTCTCCAGTGTAGTTTCAGGGTTAAGCTAGTGTTAGCAGGCTAACTTTTTGATCCTGCTTTGTGAAAATGACCAAAATGTGGCGTTCATATCAGAAACGATAACTAGGTGGCACCAGAGCCTGTACTTAATTCAACGTTTTGAATTAGGACTGGGCAATATGGCCAAAATGTCATACCACGATATTTTTCTTCACAGTATGATGCCATTTTATGCATTTGAAGTGTGCTGAGACTTGTTCCTGTTTACAGTTTTGACTCCAACACCTTCTCCAAAATAAATCAGCTTTGGGTAGATTCtgcccattattctacatggtcttgaataataaaagtttgcgtctgaacaaaaatataaaaacgcttcgtgttggtcccatgtttcacaggtaaaaaaaaaaaacgtctcAAATTTTGTggacaaatgtatttacatccgggttagtgagcatttctcctttaccaagataatccacccaACTCAGTAAAAtggttgaaattgttgcgtttatatttttttgttcagtataaatattcTTTGAGTAGTTCATGAACCTAGGGTGGCAACAAATTAATAAGGGATTTTAAATTCGTCTTCATTCTGATTGAAGTTGTATTGAACCGTGTAAAACAATCAAAATCATTTCCAGAATTTGTATACATTTCCTGGACTTTAATCATTATTTCCACACTGTGCCACGCACAGCTGCATGATATGAACTGTTGGAATTTTGGAAATAGTATGATTATTCAAATTCTATAGAAACTTGAATACATTGTTGTTTGACATAAATGTATAAATTGGGGAAGAAAtattgacagggtaggaaccaaagtgttggtcagtgtttccaggTGACCCTATTTAGATGTTACATTCCATGTTTTCTAACCTCATGTAGCTGCACAAAACATGCTTATCTAGGCCTACACTAGTAGtaccaggctgtattagctagctaagttTGCTCTGACTCTTGGTACAtttagcaagctaactagctagcgatTAGCAGCTAACACAATTTATTTTAGCCACAACAAAGGAAGCACGTCATCCACATCTATCTGACCATTCAGAGTGAACAGCAAGAAAGTGCTTGAGAgactccttgagtgacagggaaCAGCCTAAAAGTAACTTTagtccaccagccactgtggcaggcGGATGGGAAAAAAATCTGCCACCCACTCCAATTTAAAAATCAGCCAATTTTTTCCCAtcataattatttaaaaaataataaaaaatgaccatacttaacatttctaaaaacaaaaaatgtattagtAAGAAGTAATGCGATATTATTGCCCAATTTCATTTCCATTTTGTGACGagtcttttaaccaaaatatcagAAAAGAAAAGCTGgggttcgaatactcatactacccacactaaccatactatttgtgacgtgaattgagtatgtagtatgcttattggtcatagtatggatatagttagtatgcaaAAAATTTCCGGGTGTCATACTAAATATAGCCAAAATACACACGCAGAGGACACTAGTATGCAATTCAGGAAATGGGTGTGGCTTCAcatcgttttcagatttgaagaaaatggcggaaaatatgcagccgaagtccaacgagagcggatacaatttaattgctttaactaatgacaaatgttaagaaaatgttgagcaatgtaataaattacttaaacttgccagtatattaattATAGgccaactaactacccaacgtttattgacttgattattcccatcattcttagcttagctaaatggtatagttgtgcgttctcaatggacatccGGGTTCTTTCCGTAAATCCGCCCTGGccatctactccaatttcagagcacacAATAATGAATTTACGAGTGCTCAACAccagttgaatatggccggtgtcagttaaCATAGGCAAAAACATGTATAATTAAAATTGTTTCCAGGagcacagtcaccaacgctctggataacatgataactgcctaaccagctctgcgagtaaaatggtcagaattAGAGGCCGACAGATTATtattttcaacgccgataccgattattggaggaccaaaaaaaagccaatatcgattaaaaatatatataacaatttccctagttaatattgcctgctaacatgaatttattttaactaagtatgcaggtgtaaaaaaaatatatacttctgtgtattgattttaacaaAAGGCATttttgtttatggttaggtacatttgtgcaactattgtgcttttttcacaaatgcgctttcgttatatcacccgtttggcgaagttgaagtaggctgtgatttgatgataaattaacattatatgcaacgcaggacaagctagttaacctagtaatatcatcaaccatgtgtagataATCACTAGTTATGTGAAGattgatcttttttttttttacaagatacgtttaatgctagctagcaacttaacttggctccttgcagccacaagatCCTTTTGACGCTGCCctcacgtaacaggtggtcagcctgccacgcagttctCTCGTGGACTGCAATGttatcggccataatcggtgtccaaaagggccgattaccgattgttatgaaaacttgaaaatcgGCCATGACTGCCGCTGTAAGGGCAGAACGCTCAAATGAACACAGCGTCCAGTGTGCGCACCGAGAGCGAAACGTTacgaatttacaaacggacaacgCTGTGAATTTACGAGCTCAACAACGAGCACTCCAGAAtgaatttaagaacacacccgaagtcataaaatgtctaactagtaatttgttatgctaacaagctagcaagaggttgcatagcaacagcgtCAACTTCCGGTAGACCGGTGAAGAGCTAGTACGCTCTACTGAAAGGATACTGTTCGTTTACAAATGAACTCATTATGTAATATACAGTGTGTTACTAtgggtattcaaacacagctAAAATGTTCAGCTGTCACTAAGAGCGGAAGGTTACCGTGGTAACAGAGACACTCGAGTCGCCGCGTGTCTGACAGGATTTTGGATCTGACTCGTAGTAGATaacattttcgctttgtcattatggggcattgtgtgtagattgatgaggaatttgcattttatttaatccattttaaaataaggctgtaacataacaaaatgtggaaaagatcaagaggtctgaatactttccgaatgcgctgtattgCGAGACTGTGTtttattaatgtttcactattaagTTAGTAGCTCAATCTTTTTATTGGAACAGACACGCGCTAAACATGTAACATACGTGTGTTCAACATGACATCCGTGTTCTTACCTCCCCACTCTCCCCACTgtcatcctcctcctctgcaACGACCTCTtcgtcatcctcctcttcatcctcctcctcttcagactctccctcctccccttctgtTCCACAGGACAGAAACAACATTAGagactctccctcctctctccccagagactctccctcttcccccaggACAGACCAGAGACGACAACAGCTCAGTCAAGTGCCATTTCAATTAGCGTGATACATCTGGCTAAATCAaggccccccccaaaaacatcAGGAAAATCGACGCCAACTGATTTTAATCGAGGAAATTTGTTCCCAAATATTCCCACATAGAGAGATGTGATCGTATCCTTAAAGTAAAGGCaggtttgaaattattgtttTAGTCATATATGTTTGGGGCGTTTTTTTGCAGACCACAAATTATTATGTTCTGTCCCCCTGACCATctgttcaaaaaaatatatatatttaaaacataCTGGGGCTGAATCAAGATAATCCCTGCCCTATATAGTGTAATCTCAACATCTTCATAAAGAGACATGATAAGCCACATCCATTCATCTGTCTAGCCAGATTCATAGAGACGGCACTGGGACCGTGTCCATTTCTGCAGACAGAAACTAGCTATTATAGGACATCCCTTGTAGTTTTGCTCATTTGTCAACCTTGCAGTTGGTGTTTCTTTAAGAATttagggaagggggggggggggggggatacctagtcagttgcaaaaCTAATtttctgtatttaacccaacccctctgaatcagagagaagtgtgtgtgtgtgtgtggggctgccGCCTTTGGGCCCAGGGAACAGTTGTTATTgggggttaactgtcttgctcaagtgcagaacgacagatgtttccCACCTTGCAGCCTGAGTTTCAAACCAgcatcctttcggttactggcccaacgctcttaacagctaggctacctgccgccccataagtTCCCTCTCAGGAAGTCTCACCTTCATCATCTTCATCCTCGACCCCGTCTCCCTCGCCGTCCGAGTCGGAGGCTTCGCAGTCTTCGATATCGTAGCCGTCCAGGTACGTGAGCTGTGGGAGGAGCTTGAAGatgctctctctgtagtctcccaGGTTGGTGACCTCACAGTTAAACAAGTCCAGGGACTTCAGTATGGGAAGCTTTTTCTAACGGGAGAGAGGTTACGTACAGCTATAAACagggtttaacctcttggggctaggtgggacgctagcgtgccacccgtggtgcactccatcaacagcaggtgcatttcaagagcggcaaatttgaatccaaataaatgtcaaaattcaaatttttcaaaaatacaactatgttacaccatttgaaagataaacatctccttaatctaaccacgttttacgatttcaaaaaggttttacggcgaaagcataaatttagagtatgttaggacagtacatttacaagagttgtgtgtaatgttttgtcaagtcaaagacagggtcaccaaaaccataaaaccagctaaaatgatgcactaaccttttacaatctccatcagatgacactcctaggacattatgttagacaatgcatgcatttttagttctatcaagttgatatttatatacaaaaacagcgttttactatggcattgatgttgaggaaatcgtttccctccaataaccggcagtcaagtcagcgtcacaaattaaataattaaaattagaaaacattggtaaaatattatattgtcatttaaagaattatagatttacatcttttgaacgcaatcaacttgccagatttaaaaataaccttactgggaaatcacactttgcaataatctgagcactgtgcccagaaaaatacggcgttgcgatacagactagacgtcatgttggggagatctaaaatcgaaaatactatgtaaataatccattacctttgattctcttcatcagatgtcacttccaggtatcacaggtccataacgaatgtagttttgttcaaaaaagctcatcatttatgtccaaaaatctccgtctcgttagcacatgatgtaagccagccggacttctcgtcatgaacgaggggaaaaaatatatttccgttcgttcaaacatgtcaaacgttgtat
Proteins encoded in this window:
- the LOC106578167 gene encoding acidic leucine-rich nuclear phosphoprotein 32 family member B, which gives rise to MDMKKRIHLELRNRTPSDVQELVLDNCRSNEGKMEGITEEFENLELLSLINVGLINVSNIPKLGKLKKLELSDNRISGGLEVLAERLVNLTHLNLSGNKFKDISTLEPLKKLPILKSLDLFNCEVTNLGDYRESIFKLLPQLTYLDGYDIEDCEASDSDGEGDGVEDEDDEEGEEGESEEEEDEEEDDEEVVAEEEDDSGESGEDGEVNGDVDDDDDDEDDDDEDDDEEDDSPVKGEKRKRDPEDEDEDD